In the genome of Dryobates pubescens isolate bDryPub1 chromosome 18, bDryPub1.pri, whole genome shotgun sequence, one region contains:
- the LOC104296347 gene encoding uncharacterized protein LOC104296347 isoform X1 — MKGQVSKALPGLFHLLVRRVLRSSSAGQALTLKFRILPEWQLFLAWIYVSTALDPIEESRKGRKGCWAGCLVSQTSPAPTARAELALLRARRRYYTRAEAEHAMRFINGTRLDDRIIRTDWDAGFKEGRQYGRGKTGGQVRDEYRTDYDVGRGGFGKIIQMQKANHQPAIY, encoded by the exons ATGAAAGGGCAAGTGAGCAAGGCTTTACCAGGCTTGTTTCATCTGCTTGTGAGGCGAGTGCTGCGAAGCTCCTCGGCAGGGCAGGCTCTAACGTTGAAGTTCAGAATCCTTCCCGAGTGGCAGCTATTTTTAGCTTGGATTTATGTGAGCACAGCTCTTGATCCCATAGAGGAGAGCAGGAAGGGTAGGAAAGGCTGTTGGGCAGGGTGTTTGGTTTCTCAAACGTCCCctgcccccactgccagagcagagttGGCTCTCCTTAGGGCACGCCGCAGGTACTACACGCGGGCGGAGGCTGAGCATGCCATGCGCTTCATCAACGGCACGCGCCTGGACGACCGCATCATCCGCACCGACTGGGACGCCGGCTTCAAGGAGGGCAGGCAGTACGGCAGAGGCAAGACTGGAGGACAG gtgcGAGACGAGTACCGGACAGACTACGATGTGGGCAGAGGAGGCTTTGGCAAGATCATTCAGatgcagaaggcaaatcatcaaCCTGCCATCTATTAA
- the LOC104296347 gene encoding nuclear cap-binding protein subunit 2 isoform X2 — translation MSGLLHTTLSGLNSDSYCEISQYRDQHFRGSRQLQEKSLKVSSTLYVGNLSFYTTEEQIQELFSKCGDVKRIVMGLDKIKKTPCGFCFVEYYTRAEAEHAMRFINGTRLDDRIIRTDWDAGFKEGRQYGRGKTGGQVRDEYRTDYDVGRGGFGKIIQMQKANHQPAIY, via the exons ATGTCGGGACTGCTCCACACCACGTTGAGCGGGCTCAACAGCGACTCCTACTGCGAGATCAGCCAGTACCGCGACCAGCACTTCCGG GGTAgtaggcagctccaggagaagtCCCTGAAAGTTTCTTCTACGCTTTACGTTGGCAACCTCTCCTTTTACACCACCGAGGAGCAGATCCAGGAGCTCTTCTCCAAATGTGGAGACGTCAAGAGGATTGTCATGGGGCTGGACAAGATCAAGAAAACCCCCTGTGGCTTCTGCTTTGTCGA GTACTACACGCGGGCGGAGGCTGAGCATGCCATGCGCTTCATCAACGGCACGCGCCTGGACGACCGCATCATCCGCACCGACTGGGACGCCGGCTTCAAGGAGGGCAGGCAGTACGGCAGAGGCAAGACTGGAGGACAG gtgcGAGACGAGTACCGGACAGACTACGATGTGGGCAGAGGAGGCTTTGGCAAGATCATTCAGatgcagaaggcaaatcatcaaCCTGCCATCTATTAA